From the genome of Methanoregula boonei 6A8:
TTGCGTCCCCGGAGTGGAAGTCGCCTTTGACAAGCGGCCAGCCGCTTGCCGGTGATTTCTTGTCTGCCATCTTAGCTCACCTTGATCAGCTGGAATGCAATGACTCCTGCAACGAGTAATCCGATGGCAAGACCATACCAGAAGGCGTTGATGCTGCCGCCGATAGCAAGTGTCTTCTCACGTCCCGGGAAGGATGCAACATAGTTTCCTTCGCCTGAGAGCATGTTGACGAGATCGTCTGCCGAGGCCTCAAGGATTGCTACCTTGTCAAGGACCGGGGAGAGCGATTCGCCTGCGGTTGTCACGATACCGACAACCGGGTCGGCAACCAGGCCGAATTCCGGGAGAACAACAACATATCCCATGTTAGTGTCCCTCCACGTCCGGAATCGGTTTTGAGTCAAGCCATGCATATGCATCGCGCTTCGAGAGCCTGATGTACTCACAGTAGGTGTATACCCAGCCGATGAGTGCAATGATCAGGGATATGATCGCTGATCCGGCACTGACGAGTGCAAACGACATGATAGCTGCCACAATCATGGAGAGGAATCCGCATTCTGCGGTGAGCATGAGCATCCGGTCCTGTTTCCAGCCGGGTCCCAGGCACGCGTTGAACGGGTGCTGGATTGCAATTGAGCCGAGCAGGAATGCAACTGCCGTCAGTCCGCCACCAATAAACGAGAGCTGGTAGCTGGGCATGGACAGTGCGCCAAACAGGGTTACGGATCCCGTGGTCAGGCCGGTGAATGTGAAGCTGCCGGTGATAAGGACGGCAAAGCCCATGATGGTGAGAGCACCGACAATCGCAAGCTCGGTAAGAGCCTGGATCATGGCCGGGATCTTCATGTTGAGGACCTCATTTGCGAGGTACCCAAGGATGAGCCCGATGACCGCTGCAAGGACGAGTGCAACGATGGGTGCTGCAACGCCGAACTTGGTTGCAAGGAGCATTGCTATGACACCGGAACCGAACGCAATCATACCTGCCGAGGGAACACCGGTACCGATACCGTAGCTGCACAGCACCTTGATGGTGTGGCTTCCCCAGATGAGGGCTGCGACTGCCGCAAGGCCGCCAAAGAACGAGAACATCTCGGTGTTGGTGAGCACATTGAGATAGGAGAGGTACAGGCACACAAGCGTAGCGATGACTCCTGCGATGAGGATCTTGTTGTGCGGGACGCCTCCTTCGATTACTTCAACTTTTACGGTCATTTCAACACCTCAAAACGTGACGATGAGGATCGCCACAAGACCGCAGAGTGCCGATGCAACCGCGGATGCAACAACCGACCGTGGCCAGCGCTTGAACTTGGGGTCGTGCGGGCCCTCGATGGTTCCGGTGATGTTGTATGCGGTCAGCACCGAGTTTACAAGGAACATGCCGATGGCAAAGATACCTGCTGTGGCAACTGCGATCGGGAGTGCCTGTGCAGCGGAGATGCTCATGATGTTCGGGAGCGTTGCCTTGTACAGGCTGAGAAGCTCGAGATAGATGAGCGTGCCGCCTGCACCGCCGAGAACGCCGCCGAGAACGCCGCCGACAAAGGAGACGAACGGCAGGCCATGGCCTTCGGTACCCTGCGACTTGTATTCAGGCTGGGAGTCCCCGGTGATCGGGTCCTTTAATACCTTGCCTGAAGCTGCGGGAATGCCCATGCCGAAGATGTACACGAAGTTGACCATCATACAGGTGATGGCCATCATCATGCCGCCGCCGACACCGCCCGTGATAATGGCGATGACAAATCCCTGGTCAGCTGCCCAGGCGCCTCCGAAGAGTCCGGCAAGCCCTGCACCTGCTGCGAGCATGGCGACACCGGTTGCGATACCGGGTGCCTGGCCCATTGCTGCGGGTGCGCCGCCGACCGGCACGAAGTGGACGCCGAATCCGATCAGGACGCCGCCGATGACCACGCCGATCAGGGCCATGAGGCCGAGACCCGGTGAGACCACGTAGGCGATCCCGAGCAGGATGATGAGCATGACGATACCGATCACCATGGCGGTGGGGTTTATTGCCGAGCCTGCTGCCGGCTTTGCTGCTACTGCGGTCATGGTGCTGCCTCCTTTACGGGTGCAGTGTAGGGACCGTAGTTCTTGCGTGCCCAGACCTCGATGTACCGGTCAACGACCGTGAAGACGAGGATGATCAGGACACCGACGATGATTGCGCCCCAGCCTGCTCCGATCTTGTCAAAGAGGATGGTACGCCAGAGTTCGAGGAATACGATCAGGCCAAAGCAGAGACCCGATGCGGGGCCGCCAAACTTTGCGGTGAAGAACCCGTTGTCGATTGAGTTGCGCTCTCCGGCTTCAGCATACCGGACGATATTTCCTGATGCTGAGATCGGGACACCGGCACCGAACTTCTGGTTCTGGTACTGGCGTTCCTTGCCGTAGTACGGGTTGCCTGTTGCTGACCCTGCTGCCCCGAGGGTGATTCCCCAGATGAACCCGAGCAGCGGCAGCGGGAACGGGTGTCCCAGCGCGACGTTGATCAGGTAACAGATGGTGACGGTACAGAAAACTGCTACAAAAGCATGAGCCATGGCAACCGTTGTCATGGACTTTAAGATGTCCACGTAGACCGGCTGGCCAAACTTGGAAAGGCTTGCTGTCCTGCCCAGGTATGCGGTTGTCGCATAGATTCCCTGAACGAAGACTGCAAGAAGAGAGCCCAGGACAATCGCGAGGACCGCGTTGATCTGCATAGCGAGAAACGCCCATGCAAGTCCTGCTCCCAGAGCACACCACAGGCCGTACGCTGGGGGTTCGCCTGCAACCGCCTTGTTGAAGATACGGTGCACGAATCCCATCTGCGGAGCGAGCTGAACCTGTGAGTTCGGGTCTCCCTGCGACCCGATGTTGGATTCAGTGTCTTCCGCGGAACCGGCTACGGTGGCAAGGGCTCCTGCCAATGCAGTAATTCCAATGCCAAATACAATATTATCTACCATTTAGCCTCCTCCCTGCGTGATTTTTACACGAGAGTATTCAAAATGCAATGCCACGCACATCGAGTTAAACTCTTAAACTCTTTGTGGTCATGGTAAAATTAGTGAGATCTTGATTAAAAGGTTTCGAAATCACATTCGGGAAAATCGGGGTATTTAAAGCCCGAATTATAAAATTGGGGGCAGATTACGGATTTTTGGGTCATGTGAACTTTCGTTAATGAAAGACAGGTTGTTTTGGGGGCAAGCAGTCTTGTTCAGTCCGACGAAGCAGAGTTCGACAGGGAAGCCGGAGTGCAGGGCCGGGCGGGTTGCACTTATTTAGATAGTGCATTGGCCCGGTCCGGGCTGGGCCGGTAACTCTTCGGGAAAGGTGCATTTGTTCTCCTCATCTCTAGTGGACTGGCGGGGAGTACTATCATCCCAGTGCCGGGACGCTGTCCGCCCAGTTCTCGATCCGGGTCCTGATCCTTTCGTCTTCGTACGACGAGAGGGTGACCTGCCGGCGGGAGAGGTTGACGTAGTAGATCTCCCCGGTTGGGTCGTGGCAGCGGAGTGTTGCGGAATAGCTGTCTGCGTCCGGGGTACGGACCGGGTTC
Proteins encoded in this window:
- the mtrC gene encoding tetrahydromethanopterin S-methyltransferase subunit MtrC; translated protein: MTVKVEVIEGGVPHNKILIAGVIATLVCLYLSYLNVLTNTEMFSFFGGLAAVAALIWGSHTIKVLCSYGIGTGVPSAGMIAFGSGVIAMLLATKFGVAAPIVALVLAAVIGLILGYLANEVLNMKIPAMIQALTELAIVGALTIMGFAVLITGSFTFTGLTTGSVTLFGALSMPSYQLSFIGGGLTAVAFLLGSIAIQHPFNACLGPGWKQDRMLMLTAECGFLSMIVAAIMSFALVSAGSAIISLIIALIGWVYTYCEYIRLSKRDAYAWLDSKPIPDVEGH
- the mtrE gene encoding tetrahydromethanopterin S-methyltransferase subunit E, yielding MVDNIVFGIGITALAGALATVAGSAEDTESNIGSQGDPNSQVQLAPQMGFVHRIFNKAVAGEPPAYGLWCALGAGLAWAFLAMQINAVLAIVLGSLLAVFVQGIYATTAYLGRTASLSKFGQPVYVDILKSMTTVAMAHAFVAVFCTVTICYLINVALGHPFPLPLLGFIWGITLGAAGSATGNPYYGKERQYQNQKFGAGVPISASGNIVRYAEAGERNSIDNGFFTAKFGGPASGLCFGLIVFLELWRTILFDKIGAGWGAIIVGVLIILVFTVVDRYIEVWARKNYGPYTAPVKEAAP
- the mtrB gene encoding tetrahydromethanopterin S-methyltransferase subunit MtrB; this encodes MGYVVVLPEFGLVADPVVGIVTTAGESLSPVLDKVAILEASADDLVNMLSGEGNYVASFPGREKTLAIGGSINAFWYGLAIGLLVAGVIAFQLIKVS
- the mtrD gene encoding tetrahydromethanopterin S-methyltransferase subunit D, which codes for MTAVAAKPAAGSAINPTAMVIGIVMLIILLGIAYVVSPGLGLMALIGVVIGGVLIGFGVHFVPVGGAPAAMGQAPGIATGVAMLAAGAGLAGLFGGAWAADQGFVIAIITGGVGGGMMMAITCMMVNFVYIFGMGIPAASGKVLKDPITGDSQPEYKSQGTEGHGLPFVSFVGGVLGGVLGGAGGTLIYLELLSLYKATLPNIMSISAAQALPIAVATAGIFAIGMFLVNSVLTAYNITGTIEGPHDPKFKRWPRSVVASAVASALCGLVAILIVTF